In Diorhabda sublineata isolate icDioSubl1.1 chromosome 4, icDioSubl1.1, whole genome shotgun sequence, a single window of DNA contains:
- the LOC130442861 gene encoding immediate early response 3-interacting protein 1, whose protein sequence is MAVVLSLWNLLEASLLFLNAVCILNEDRFLSKIGWSFSGNNIQGFGENPSTKSQIYTLFHSIRTVARIPLIFLNILMICLKLILG, encoded by the exons ATGGCAGTTGTTTTATCATTGTGGAATTTACTCGAAGcctcattattatttttgaatgctGTTTGTATTTTAAATGAAGATCGCTTTTTAAGTAAAA ttgGATGGAGCTTCAGTGGTAATAATATTCAAGGCTTCGGAGAAAATCCTTCAACAAAATCACAAATATATACCCTCTTCCATTCTATTAGAACTGTAGCTAGAA ttCCATTAATATTCCTCAACATTCTGATGATATGCTTGAAGCTAATACTCGGATGA